Proteins from a single region of Verrucosispora sp. NA02020:
- a CDS encoding glycosyltransferase family 39 protein, which produces MSAAGFPFVLAPVAAVVLLSVALRPRSVRHTAPRRLAVIRASLAVGAFAVLTVEVLGALGMLAAPAFGAAWLLFLAGAGVAAARRRAATTTGRVADRPVSEGASGSVGGRPAASSSASVLAGASETPTPTSTAIGTIATVDPATVSGPEDPATEVGWRASVTDFWRTASRGERLLAGTVAGLVLVELLIALLAAPNNFDSQTYHLPKVERWVAQGDLSLWATAIHRQVTIPPGAEYLLLHLRLFTGGDALHHLVQWAAGVLCLIAVARVTAQLGGARRAQLLTVFVLATTPMVTLQATSTQTDLVCAAWVVCTATLALDGLRHRAGFGELLALGAATGLTAVTKTSGLLAVGPLLVLWGLGQLRLAYRDRPGVERRLPAAPTARTVGASALILLVAVTVVGPFLGRVYAEFGHPLGPERLRESVPMERHDPLSVVVNALRIGHTALDTPLAPLRDASAAVIIGVADLIGVDPQDRAITFGREVFPVPSWYPDEDRVAFPLAGALVLIGAVAALRRPARISPETAGALRAYALVVVVAVVLHTATIKWQPWGNRLILYALAASVPLAGLWLDAVLRRAHRNAGDGRSAGDGRSARRPIAATLAVTVLATCALAGVLAVSYGFPRRLVGEGSVFTTSDWESRFLRRPHWAEEYRWAADAVRAADARRIGLSQRNDDWEYPWWLLLRDADGGAPELLALQSVLDDRPAADPAAMDAIVCTGSRRLCADLVPPGWRFEFREYVGYAVPTDR; this is translated from the coding sequence ATGTCGGCCGCCGGCTTCCCGTTCGTCCTCGCCCCCGTCGCCGCCGTCGTCCTGCTGTCGGTGGCGCTGCGGCCACGGTCCGTACGCCACACCGCGCCACGACGGCTTGCGGTGATCCGAGCGAGTCTCGCCGTCGGCGCCTTCGCGGTGCTGACCGTCGAGGTGCTGGGTGCACTGGGGATGCTGGCCGCGCCCGCGTTCGGGGCGGCGTGGCTCCTCTTCCTCGCGGGTGCCGGGGTCGCCGCCGCGCGACGGCGGGCGGCCACCACGACCGGCCGGGTGGCGGATCGGCCTGTCTCCGAGGGCGCGAGCGGGTCGGTCGGTGGGCGTCCGGCCGCGTCGTCCTCGGCGAGTGTCCTCGCCGGAGCGTCGGAGACCCCGACCCCGACCTCGACCGCGATCGGCACGATCGCCACCGTCGACCCGGCGACCGTGTCCGGCCCGGAGGACCCGGCGACGGAGGTGGGCTGGCGGGCGTCGGTCACCGATTTCTGGCGTACGGCGAGTCGCGGCGAGCGGTTGCTGGCCGGCACGGTCGCCGGGCTGGTCCTGGTCGAGCTGCTGATCGCCCTGCTGGCCGCGCCGAACAACTTCGACTCGCAGACCTACCACTTGCCCAAGGTGGAGCGTTGGGTGGCGCAGGGCGACCTGTCGCTCTGGGCGACCGCGATCCACCGGCAGGTCACCATCCCGCCGGGTGCCGAGTACCTGCTGCTGCACCTGCGCCTCTTCACCGGTGGCGACGCGCTTCACCACCTGGTGCAGTGGGCCGCCGGGGTGCTCTGCCTGATCGCGGTCGCCCGGGTGACCGCGCAGCTCGGCGGCGCCCGCCGGGCCCAGTTGCTCACCGTCTTCGTCCTGGCCACCACGCCGATGGTGACGCTCCAGGCGACCAGCACCCAGACCGACCTGGTCTGCGCCGCATGGGTGGTGTGCACGGCCACGCTCGCACTGGACGGGCTGCGTCACCGCGCCGGCTTCGGTGAGTTGCTCGCGCTCGGGGCGGCCACCGGACTGACCGCCGTGACCAAGACCAGTGGCCTGCTCGCGGTCGGCCCGCTGCTGGTGCTCTGGGGACTGGGCCAGCTCCGCCTGGCGTACCGTGACCGGCCGGGCGTGGAGCGTCGACTCCCGGCCGCCCCGACCGCCCGGACGGTCGGCGCCTCGGCGCTGATCCTGCTGGTCGCCGTCACCGTGGTCGGCCCCTTCCTGGGCCGGGTGTACGCCGAGTTCGGCCATCCGCTCGGGCCGGAGCGGCTGCGCGAGTCGGTGCCGATGGAACGGCACGACCCGCTGTCGGTGGTGGTGAACGCGCTCCGTATCGGACACACCGCGCTGGACACGCCGCTGGCCCCGCTCCGGGACGCCTCCGCTGCGGTGATCATCGGCGTGGCCGACCTGATCGGGGTGGACCCGCAGGACCGGGCTATCACGTTCGGGCGGGAGGTCTTCCCGGTGCCGTCCTGGTATCCGGACGAGGACCGGGTGGCCTTCCCGCTGGCCGGCGCGCTGGTGCTGATCGGTGCCGTGGCGGCACTGCGCCGTCCGGCGCGGATCAGCCCGGAGACGGCCGGGGCGCTGCGCGCGTACGCACTGGTGGTGGTGGTCGCGGTGGTGCTGCATACCGCGACGATCAAGTGGCAGCCCTGGGGCAACCGGCTGATCCTCTACGCCCTGGCCGCCTCGGTGCCGCTGGCCGGGCTCTGGCTCGACGCCGTGCTGCGGCGAGCACACCGCAACGCCGGTGACGGGCGGAGCGCCGGTGACGGGCGGAGCGCCCGGCGGCCGATCGCCGCGACGCTCGCGGTGACGGTGCTGGCCACCTGCGCGCTGGCCGGTGTGCTCGCGGTGTCGTACGGCTTTCCGCGCCGGCTGGTCGGCGAGGGGTCGGTCTTCACCACCTCCGACTGGGAGAGCCGCTTCCTGCGACGTCCGCACTGGGCCGAGGAGTACCGCTGGGCGGCCGATGCGGTGCGCGCCGCCGACGCCCGTCGGATCGGGCTGTCCCAGCGCAACGACGACTGGGAGTACCCCTGGTGGCTGCTGTTGCGGGACGCCGACGGCGGAGCACCGGAGTTGCTCGCGCTCCAGTCGGTGCTGGATGACCGCCCGGCGGCCGACCCGGCGGCGATGGACGCGATCGTCTGCACCGGCAGCCGCCGGCTCTGCGCCGATCTCGTGCCGCCCGGCTGGCGCTTCGAGTTCCGGGAGTACGTGGGTTACGCGGTGCCGACGGACCGCTGA
- the corA gene encoding magnesium/cobalt transporter CorA — protein MTERMQREGTAPTGRDQTDPQPVPPPLARSPRARAWSPVRAVTRRLNPDGSQRVEAPAGPRRSAVVDCALYLDGRRQGGDCGYAEAFAEARRAENGFVWLGLHEPELAEMSEIAATYGLHELAVEDAVKAHQRPKLERFGEVSFLVLRTARYCEHTELTEKTDVVETGQVMLFIGPHFLISVRHGDACRLAPVREELEARRELLLHGPWAVAYAITDRVVDLYLEVADQLEDDMDVLETEVFDRQASGRIQRIYQMKRELVEFKRAVMPLQRPLLALTAQMNREVPKEVRRYFRDVQDHLSRTVEQVNSYDDLLNSILQARLAQVTVDQNNDMRKIAAWAAIAAVWTAIAGIYGMNFEFMPELKIVYGYPVVLALMLTISLTLYRWFRRNDWL, from the coding sequence ATGACGGAGCGGATGCAGCGGGAGGGCACTGCCCCCACCGGTCGCGACCAGACCGACCCCCAGCCGGTTCCACCGCCGCTAGCCCGGTCGCCGCGAGCCCGCGCCTGGTCGCCGGTACGCGCGGTGACCCGCCGGCTCAACCCGGACGGGTCCCAGCGGGTGGAGGCCCCGGCGGGTCCCCGGCGGAGTGCGGTGGTCGACTGCGCGCTCTATCTCGACGGGCGACGCCAGGGCGGTGACTGCGGCTACGCCGAGGCGTTCGCCGAGGCGCGGCGAGCCGAGAACGGCTTCGTCTGGCTCGGCCTGCACGAGCCGGAGCTGGCCGAGATGAGCGAGATCGCCGCCACCTACGGGCTGCACGAGCTGGCCGTGGAGGACGCGGTCAAGGCGCACCAGCGGCCCAAGCTGGAGCGCTTCGGCGAGGTCAGCTTCCTGGTGCTGCGCACCGCGCGCTACTGCGAGCACACCGAGCTGACCGAGAAGACCGACGTGGTGGAGACCGGGCAGGTGATGCTCTTCATCGGCCCGCACTTCCTGATCAGCGTCCGCCACGGGGACGCCTGCCGTCTGGCGCCGGTCCGCGAGGAGTTGGAGGCCCGGCGGGAGCTGCTGCTGCACGGTCCCTGGGCGGTCGCGTACGCGATCACCGACCGGGTCGTCGACCTGTATCTGGAGGTCGCCGACCAGCTTGAGGACGACATGGACGTGCTGGAGACGGAGGTCTTCGACCGGCAGGCCAGCGGCCGGATCCAGCGGATCTATCAGATGAAGCGGGAGCTGGTGGAGTTCAAGCGGGCGGTGATGCCGTTGCAGCGGCCGTTGCTCGCGCTCACCGCCCAGATGAACCGCGAGGTGCCCAAGGAGGTCCGCCGCTACTTCCGCGACGTGCAGGACCACCTCAGCCGCACCGTCGAGCAGGTCAACTCGTACGACGACCTGTTGAACTCGATCCTGCAGGCCCGACTGGCCCAGGTGACCGTCGACCAGAACAACGACATGCGCAAGATCGCCGCCTGGGCCGCCATCGCGGCGGTGTGGACGGCGATCGCCGGGATATACGGCATGAACTTCGAGTTCATGCCCGAGTTGAAGATCGTGTACGGCTATCCGGTGGTCCTGGCGTTGATGCTCACCATCTCGCTGACGCTCTACCGGTGGTTCCGCCGTAACGACTGGCTCTGA
- a CDS encoding PLP-dependent aminotransferase family protein, with the protein MTAEQLISFARGAPSLDIVDVEGLKAAAVRAFDADPAGVTAYGTSVGYLPLRQWVAEKHGVTAEQVLITNGSLQADAFLFDHLVRSGDAVVVERPTYDRTLLNLQQMGAEVHGVTIQPDGLDTAELRKLLESGVRPRLAHVIPNYQNPAGVTLSEGKRRELLDLAAEYGFTIFEDDPYADVRFRGEPLPSMLSMDTRDVVVHASSFTKTVCPGVRVGYLVGPADLIADIAKKATNLYISPGMVAQAIVHQFCVSGDIARSIETVRAALGERAGALAEALRRHIPEARFVEPDGGYFLWVELPEDVLVDKLAPAAAERGVAVVKGSDFVVDGGRHALRLAYSAVTADRIDEGVRRLAEAMEAVRG; encoded by the coding sequence ATGACCGCCGAGCAGCTGATCTCCTTTGCCCGTGGCGCCCCCTCTCTGGACATCGTCGATGTCGAAGGGCTCAAGGCCGCCGCCGTCCGTGCGTTCGACGCCGATCCCGCCGGGGTGACCGCGTACGGCACCTCCGTCGGCTACCTGCCGCTGCGCCAGTGGGTCGCGGAGAAGCACGGGGTCACGGCCGAGCAGGTGCTGATCACCAACGGTTCGTTGCAGGCGGACGCCTTCCTCTTCGACCACCTGGTCCGCTCGGGTGACGCGGTGGTGGTGGAGCGGCCGACCTACGACCGGACTCTGCTCAACCTGCAGCAGATGGGTGCCGAGGTGCACGGCGTCACCATCCAGCCGGACGGCCTGGACACCGCCGAGCTGCGCAAGCTGCTGGAGTCCGGGGTGCGGCCGCGCCTGGCGCACGTGATCCCGAACTACCAGAACCCGGCCGGCGTGACGCTCTCCGAGGGCAAGCGGCGTGAGCTGCTCGACCTGGCGGCCGAGTACGGCTTCACCATCTTCGAGGACGACCCGTACGCGGACGTCCGGTTCCGGGGCGAGCCGCTGCCGTCGATGCTGTCGATGGACACCCGGGACGTGGTGGTGCACGCCTCCAGCTTCACCAAGACGGTCTGCCCCGGCGTCCGGGTCGGTTACCTGGTCGGTCCGGCCGACCTGATCGCCGACATCGCGAAGAAGGCCACCAACCTCTACATCTCGCCGGGCATGGTGGCGCAGGCGATCGTGCACCAGTTCTGCGTCTCCGGCGACATCGCCCGGTCCATCGAGACGGTCCGGGCGGCGCTCGGCGAGCGGGCCGGGGCGTTGGCCGAGGCGCTGCGGCGGCACATCCCCGAGGCCCGTTTCGTGGAGCCGGACGGCGGCTACTTCCTCTGGGTCGAGCTGCCCGAGGACGTCCTCGTCGACAAGCTCGCCCCGGCGGCGGCCGAGCGCGGCGTCGCGGTGGTCAAGGGCAGCGACTTCGTGGTGGACGGTGGCCGGCACGCACTCCGCCTGGCGTACTCGGCGGTGACCGCCGACCGCATCGACGAGGGCGTCCGGCGGCTGGCCGAGGCGATGGAGGCCGTTCGGGGGTGA
- a CDS encoding rhomboid family intramembrane serine protease, whose product MSESPPTTPVCYRHPGRETYVRCTRCDRSICPDCMNEASVGFQCPECVAQGRRSVRPARTAFGGGETGRLGYVTKTLIGINLVVMLISIASDRGGDAAAGGTGFGGLLGGSTPLTEWGAVLGRAMFLDGSIGGVAEGQWYRLVTAMFLHYGVVHLLLNMWALWVLGRSLEAVLGPLRFIALYFIAGFGGNVAVYVFSAPNQMSAGASTAIFGLFAATFVIMRRLGRDTSAIVPILVINLIFTFTVPQISIAGHLGGLVFGALMALVLAYAPRSHRTLVQATGGAFLLVVLLVLALFRTFTLLG is encoded by the coding sequence GTGAGCGAATCCCCGCCGACCACCCCGGTCTGTTACCGCCATCCGGGCCGGGAGACGTACGTCCGGTGCACCCGGTGCGACCGGTCGATCTGCCCGGACTGCATGAACGAGGCGTCGGTCGGGTTCCAGTGCCCGGAGTGCGTGGCGCAGGGACGTCGGAGCGTACGCCCGGCGCGCACCGCCTTCGGTGGTGGCGAGACCGGTCGGCTCGGGTACGTGACCAAGACGCTGATCGGCATCAACCTCGTGGTGATGCTGATCTCCATCGCCTCGGACCGGGGCGGGGACGCGGCGGCCGGCGGCACCGGTTTCGGCGGTCTGCTCGGCGGGAGCACCCCGTTGACCGAGTGGGGTGCGGTGCTCGGTCGGGCGATGTTCCTCGACGGCAGCATCGGCGGCGTCGCCGAGGGCCAGTGGTATCGCCTGGTCACCGCGATGTTCCTGCACTACGGCGTGGTGCACCTGCTGCTCAACATGTGGGCGCTCTGGGTCCTCGGTCGCTCGCTGGAGGCGGTGCTCGGGCCACTGCGCTTCATCGCGCTCTACTTCATCGCCGGTTTCGGCGGCAACGTCGCCGTGTACGTGTTCAGCGCGCCCAACCAGATGTCGGCCGGTGCCTCGACGGCCATCTTCGGCCTCTTCGCGGCGACCTTCGTGATCATGCGGCGGCTGGGTCGGGACACCTCGGCCATCGTGCCGATCCTGGTGATCAACCTGATCTTCACGTTCACCGTGCCGCAGATCTCGATCGCCGGTCACCTGGGCGGTCTGGTCTTCGGCGCGCTGATGGCGCTGGTGCTGGCGTACGCACCCCGGTCCCACCGGACGCTGGTGCAGGCGACCGGTGGCGCGTTCTTGCTGGTGGTGCTGCTGGTGCTGGCCCTGTTCCGCACCTTCACCCTGCTCGGCTGA
- a CDS encoding ricin-type beta-trefoil lectin domain protein, with product MSGTPARRDRTHRRRLVQAAVLATALVLPMLATATPAAAADRPTVQPLPAHLETIRAAEATALYGSAAVRPLDQRRTALLTMGDSQISGEGVGNYVPGTHQPGNWCDRSYDQAVFRTGITADERYNIACSGATPWNLVAGGPTQHNELNQGDHLAIKARNTNIKLIWVVAGANGDGTIQFGPVATDCALRRVLFQGPCWPTYTDQWTVRTDGSRRAVEEALTDIRRTMTGAGYLRSDYELVLMSYSSPASPDVEDNPNFPGWYAGGCLLYLADAAFARNKAVPMFESALRAAAANTGTRYLDASRLFHGHEVCTDSTSVRGLYIELGVWDENAARQSFHPNYRGHGMFAQCITQFYAAGQERGTCVDPASTGNGVLQSGLMEFRQLRNAATGTCVDGKGYDSRNGTAQQSYRCHGGRNQGFWYDQARQSLHSELSHDRCLDVSGGTLSSGTTVNVHDCHGGVNQRFVLAGNQLRAAGNTNLCLAFDNPLLGTPRLRLATCSSSSRQQWSFESRSFANPVGYGRDDFIGSRVY from the coding sequence ATGTCTGGTACCCCTGCCAGGCGTGACCGGACGCATCGACGGCGGCTCGTCCAGGCCGCCGTCCTCGCCACCGCTCTCGTCCTGCCGATGCTCGCCACCGCGACCCCCGCCGCGGCGGCCGACCGTCCCACCGTCCAGCCGCTCCCCGCCCACCTGGAGACCATCCGCGCCGCCGAGGCCACCGCGCTCTACGGCTCCGCCGCCGTCCGCCCACTCGACCAACGGCGTACCGCCCTGCTCACCATGGGCGACAGCCAGATTTCCGGCGAAGGGGTGGGCAACTACGTGCCCGGCACCCACCAGCCGGGCAACTGGTGTGACCGCTCCTACGACCAGGCGGTGTTCCGGACCGGCATCACCGCCGACGAGCGGTACAACATCGCCTGCTCGGGTGCCACTCCGTGGAACCTGGTGGCCGGCGGCCCGACCCAGCACAACGAGCTGAACCAGGGTGACCACCTGGCGATCAAGGCCCGCAACACGAACATCAAGCTGATCTGGGTGGTGGCCGGGGCCAACGGCGACGGCACGATCCAGTTCGGCCCGGTCGCCACCGACTGCGCGCTGCGCCGGGTGCTGTTCCAGGGCCCCTGCTGGCCGACGTACACCGATCAGTGGACCGTCCGCACCGACGGCAGCCGGCGCGCCGTCGAGGAGGCGTTGACCGACATCCGCCGGACCATGACCGGGGCCGGCTACCTGCGTTCCGACTACGAGCTGGTGCTGATGTCGTACTCCAGCCCGGCCAGCCCCGACGTCGAGGACAACCCGAACTTCCCGGGCTGGTACGCGGGCGGCTGCCTGCTCTATCTGGCCGACGCCGCGTTCGCCCGGAACAAGGCGGTACCGATGTTCGAGTCGGCGCTCCGGGCCGCCGCCGCCAACACCGGCACCCGCTATCTCGACGCGAGCCGCCTCTTCCACGGGCACGAGGTGTGCACCGACAGCACCTCCGTCCGGGGTCTCTACATCGAACTCGGCGTCTGGGACGAGAACGCGGCCCGCCAGTCCTTCCACCCCAACTACCGGGGCCACGGCATGTTCGCCCAGTGCATCACGCAGTTCTATGCCGCCGGCCAGGAACGGGGCACCTGCGTCGACCCGGCCAGCACCGGCAACGGCGTGCTCCAGTCCGGGCTGATGGAGTTCCGGCAGCTCCGCAACGCGGCCACCGGCACCTGCGTCGACGGCAAGGGCTACGACTCCCGCAACGGCACCGCACAGCAGTCGTACCGCTGCCACGGCGGACGCAACCAGGGCTTCTGGTACGACCAGGCCCGGCAGTCGCTGCACTCCGAGCTGTCCCACGACCGCTGCCTGGACGTCTCGGGTGGCACCCTGAGCTCGGGCACGACGGTGAACGTCCACGACTGCCACGGCGGCGTCAACCAGCGGTTCGTGCTCGCCGGCAACCAACTCCGGGCCGCCGGCAACACCAACCTCTGCCTGGCCTTCGACAATCCGCTGCTGGGTACGCCCCGACTGCGGCTGGCCACCTGTTCGAGCAGTTCACGGCAGCAGTGGTCGTTCGAGTCGCGGTCGTTCGCCAACCCCGTCGGGTACGGCCGCGACGACTTCATCGGATCGCGGGTCTACTGA
- a CDS encoding PH domain-containing protein, which produces MTFETVARQWRVRPALPILKLAGAVGVLALGLLLADGDLLRPALGVLAGAALAAWGVRDLVAPVRLAVAPDGVTVPTGWWTARRHLPWSTIETIEVNRRAGRGGSGPVLEIDAGESLHLFTRQDLDADPDEVADALRAARPTTA; this is translated from the coding sequence GTGACGTTCGAGACGGTCGCCCGCCAGTGGCGGGTACGCCCCGCCCTGCCGATCCTCAAGCTGGCCGGCGCGGTCGGCGTACTGGCCCTGGGACTGCTGCTCGCCGACGGTGACCTGCTCCGGCCGGCACTCGGCGTGCTGGCCGGCGCGGCCCTCGCCGCCTGGGGCGTACGGGACCTGGTCGCACCGGTCCGTCTCGCCGTCGCACCGGACGGCGTCACCGTGCCGACGGGGTGGTGGACCGCGCGACGGCACCTGCCCTGGTCGACGATCGAGACCATCGAGGTGAACCGCCGAGCCGGGCGCGGGGGGAGCGGGCCGGTGTTGGAGATCGATGCCGGCGAGTCGCTGCACCTGTTCACCCGGCAGGACCTCGACGCCGACCCCGACGAGGTGGCCGACGCTCTGCGGGCCGCCCGCCCGACGACCGCCTGA
- a CDS encoding peptidylprolyl isomerase yields the protein MAEAVYATLHTNAGPIRLELFPNHAPKTVRNFVDLAEGTREYTDPRTGKPGNSPYYDGTISHRVISGFMVQMGDPTGTGRGGPGYTFADEFHPELRFDRPYLLAMANAGPGTNGSQFFITVAPTPHLNNRHTIFGAVADEQSAKVIDSIANTPTGPSDRPLQDVVIERVEIERQPA from the coding sequence GTGGCCGAGGCTGTCTACGCCACCTTGCACACCAACGCCGGCCCGATCAGGCTGGAACTCTTCCCGAACCACGCGCCGAAGACGGTGCGTAACTTCGTCGACCTGGCCGAGGGCACGCGTGAGTACACCGACCCGCGGACCGGCAAGCCGGGCAACAGCCCGTACTACGACGGCACCATCTCGCACCGCGTGATCAGCGGCTTCATGGTCCAGATGGGCGACCCGACCGGAACCGGTCGCGGTGGCCCGGGTTACACCTTCGCCGACGAGTTCCACCCGGAGCTGCGGTTCGACCGGCCGTACCTGCTGGCGATGGCGAACGCCGGGCCCGGCACCAACGGTTCGCAGTTCTTCATCACGGTCGCGCCGACCCCGCACCTGAACAACCGGCACACCATCTTCGGTGCGGTGGCCGACGAGCAGTCCGCGAAGGTGATCGACTCGATCGCCAACACGCCGACCGGTCCGAGCGACCGGCCGCTGCAGGACGTGGTCATCGAGCGCGTCGAGATCGAGCGGCAGCCGGCCTGA
- a CDS encoding acetyl-CoA C-acyltransferase, whose amino-acid sequence MSDAVIVGAVRTPVGRRKGSLATVHPVDLSAHVLRALAERTGIDPTLVDDVVWGCVSQVGEQSWNVARNAVLAAGWPESVPGTTVDRQCGSSQQALHFAAATVLSGQADLVVAGGVESMTRVPMGSSAAGGLPFSGQILARYQGVEGVAEDSALPFNQGVGAELIARRWRLSRTQLDEFALASHEKAAAAQDAGAFEAELAPVPLADGGKFTADEGIRRNTSLEKLGELATPFHPEGVVTAGSASQISDGAAALAVTTSEWASRHGLRPLARVHTAVVAADDPVTMLTAPIPATAKALRRAGLGIEEIGVYEVNEAFAPVPLAWLAETEADPERLNPRGGAIALGHPLGGSGARIMTTMLAHMRDNGVRYGLQTMCEGGGMANATIVELL is encoded by the coding sequence ATGAGTGACGCGGTTATCGTCGGCGCGGTGCGTACCCCGGTCGGGCGGCGCAAGGGCAGCCTGGCCACGGTGCACCCGGTGGACCTGTCGGCACACGTGCTGCGCGCCCTCGCCGAACGCACCGGCATCGACCCGACGCTCGTCGACGACGTGGTCTGGGGCTGCGTCTCCCAGGTCGGCGAGCAGTCGTGGAACGTCGCGCGCAACGCCGTGCTCGCGGCCGGCTGGCCCGAGTCGGTGCCCGGCACCACGGTGGACCGGCAGTGCGGCTCCAGCCAGCAGGCCCTGCACTTCGCCGCCGCCACCGTGCTCTCCGGGCAGGCCGACCTGGTGGTGGCCGGCGGTGTCGAGTCGATGACCCGGGTCCCGATGGGGTCCAGCGCGGCGGGCGGACTGCCGTTCAGCGGCCAGATCCTGGCCCGCTACCAAGGCGTCGAAGGGGTCGCGGAGGACTCGGCGCTGCCGTTCAACCAGGGCGTCGGTGCGGAGCTGATCGCCCGCCGCTGGCGGTTGTCCCGGACCCAGCTCGACGAGTTCGCGTTGGCCAGCCACGAGAAGGCCGCCGCCGCCCAGGACGCCGGGGCGTTCGAGGCCGAGCTGGCCCCGGTGCCGCTGGCCGACGGCGGTAAGTTCACCGCGGACGAGGGCATCCGCCGGAACACCTCGCTGGAGAAGCTCGGCGAACTGGCCACCCCGTTCCACCCGGAGGGCGTGGTCACCGCCGGCTCGGCCTCGCAGATCTCCGACGGCGCGGCGGCGCTCGCCGTCACCACCAGCGAGTGGGCCAGCCGGCACGGCCTGCGTCCGCTGGCCCGGGTGCACACCGCCGTGGTCGCCGCCGACGACCCGGTCACCATGCTCACCGCGCCGATCCCGGCCACCGCGAAGGCGCTGCGCCGCGCGGGGCTGGGCATCGAGGAGATCGGGGTGTACGAGGTGAACGAGGCGTTCGCCCCGGTGCCGCTGGCCTGGTTGGCGGAGACCGAGGCGGACCCGGAGCGGCTCAACCCGCGGGGTGGTGCCATCGCGTTGGGGCATCCGCTCGGCGGGTCCGGTGCCCGGATCATGACGACGATGCTCGCCCACATGCGCGACAACGGGGTGCGTTACGGCCTCCAGACCATGTGCGAGGGCGGCGGGATGGCCAACGCCACCATCGTCGAGCTGCTCTGA
- a CDS encoding phosphotransferase, whose translation MTAATASHTDWDDRTWRAAAWEWVAEALAGTGQRITGPVEPRVRPWALIWRVPTDAGDVWFKANAAGTGFETALSAALARLAPGRVLDPIAVDTRRRWALWPHGGATLREALAGAPDPARWERILPEYAELQRATAAHVDELLALGVPDHRPAALPAHLTELLDDDAALLLDTPDGLTTEARDRLRSLLPEYAQRCRLLADGLIGPTVQHDDLHDGNVFATGDGHRFFDWGDASVAHPFGTLLVTLRSVAYVSGLDAGDPALDRLRDAYLEPWTDRGDRSTLLRLAEVAAGVTMVSRALSWRRALDTTDPRRAEFAASVPGWLDELLVTEFA comes from the coding sequence GTGACCGCCGCGACCGCATCGCACACCGACTGGGACGACCGCACGTGGCGCGCCGCCGCGTGGGAATGGGTGGCCGAGGCGCTCGCCGGCACCGGGCAGCGGATCACCGGCCCGGTCGAGCCGCGCGTCCGGCCGTGGGCGTTGATCTGGCGGGTGCCGACCGACGCCGGTGACGTGTGGTTCAAGGCGAACGCGGCGGGGACCGGCTTCGAGACGGCACTGTCCGCCGCGCTGGCCCGGCTGGCGCCCGGACGGGTGCTCGACCCGATCGCGGTGGACACCCGGCGGCGCTGGGCGCTGTGGCCGCACGGCGGCGCGACGCTACGTGAGGCGCTGGCCGGCGCGCCGGACCCGGCCCGGTGGGAACGGATCCTGCCCGAGTACGCCGAGCTGCAACGGGCCACCGCCGCGCACGTCGACGAACTGCTCGCCCTCGGCGTACCCGATCATCGGCCGGCGGCGTTGCCGGCGCATCTCACGGAGTTGCTCGACGACGACGCGGCTCTGCTGCTGGACACCCCGGACGGGCTCACCACCGAGGCGCGTGACCGGTTGCGGTCCCTGCTGCCGGAGTACGCGCAGCGGTGCCGGTTGCTGGCCGACGGCCTGATCGGGCCCACTGTCCAGCACGACGACCTGCACGACGGGAACGTCTTCGCGACCGGCGACGGCCACCGGTTCTTCGACTGGGGTGACGCGTCGGTGGCGCACCCGTTCGGCACGCTGCTGGTGACGCTGCGATCGGTCGCGTACGTCAGCGGTCTCGACGCCGGGGACCCGGCGCTGGATCGGCTGCGCGACGCGTACCTGGAGCCGTGGACGGATCGCGGTGACCGGTCGACCCTGCTCCGGCTCGCCGAGGTCGCGGCCGGGGTGACGATGGTCAGCCGGGCGCTGTCCTGGCGTCGGGCGCTGGACACCACCGACCCGAGGCGCGCCGAGTTCGCCGCCAGCGTGCCCGGCTGGCTGGACGAACTGCTGGTCACCGAGTTCGCCTGA
- a CDS encoding ester cyclase, translating to MRGADQLVEQQYAMLLRRDVARLPDLYAPDGYYAMPGVTVRPVELPVLLRTWTGAFPDLRLDVLGSVRTAGGAAVEQRLTGTHTGVLHTPFGTVAPTGRTVSWEVVDMVRVRRGRIAAWRSYFDWGQLIALLGLHVAGLSRQQAPDRSLADEPAFTAAPQAVAA from the coding sequence ATGCGCGGCGCGGACCAGTTGGTCGAGCAGCAGTACGCCATGCTCCTGCGACGGGACGTGGCCAGACTCCCCGACCTGTACGCCCCGGACGGGTACTACGCGATGCCCGGCGTGACGGTCCGGCCGGTGGAGTTGCCCGTCCTGCTGCGTACCTGGACGGGTGCCTTCCCGGACCTGCGGCTCGACGTGCTGGGTTCGGTGCGTACGGCCGGCGGGGCGGCGGTCGAGCAGCGGCTGACCGGCACTCACACCGGTGTGCTGCACACCCCGTTCGGCACGGTGGCCCCCACCGGACGCACCGTCTCCTGGGAGGTGGTGGACATGGTCCGGGTACGCCGGGGCCGCATCGCCGCCTGGCGGTCCTACTTCGACTGGGGACAGTTGATCGCGCTGCTCGGCCTGCACGTGGCCGGACTGTCCCGCCAGCAGGCCCCGGACCGGTCGCTCGCCGACGAGCCCGCCTTCACCGCCGCGCCCCAGGCGGTCGCGGCCTGA